Below is a window of Brachyspira hampsonii DNA.
TTATTAAAAAAATTACTGCTAATTTATTTTATAGATTAGTTAATTTATTATCGGATGTGAAATTTCCTCTTGATACAGGAGATTTTAGATTAATAGATAGAAATGTAATTAATGCATATAAACAATTTAAAGAAAAGCCCAAATATATACGCGGATTAATTAGCTGGATGGGATTCAAACAAAAACCATTTTTATATAATAGAAAACCTAGAGAAGCTGGTAAAACTAAGTATACATACAAAAAAATGTTTAATCTTGCTTTAACTGCTGTAATATCATTTTCTACAAAGCCTTTAAGAATATCTTTAATTTTAGGTATTTTATCTATGGTTTTGGCTCTTATATTGTCTTTATATGTATTTATAAAATATTTCTTTTTTAATTCTGATATTATAAAAGGCTGGTCTTCTATAATGATAACTGTTATTTTTATGGGAGGTGTTCAGCTTTTAAGTTTATCTGTAATTTCTGAATATTTAGCAAAAATATATGAACAAATAAAAAACAGACCTGAGTTTATTATAAAAAATAGTGAGGATGAAAATTATGAAAAATAGTATTAAAAGATTTATAAATATAATAATAAAAAATAAAGTTTTTCTCATTTCATTTATATTCATCATATTGTCTTATATATTAAGAACAATACTATTAACATTTACAACTTTAATAGATGATGAAGCTCATTATGCATTATGGACAAAGCATTTACCGTTCGGATTTTTTGACCATGGCGGTGGTATAGCATTTTTTATGAAACTAAGCATGATCATATTTGGAAATACTGGATTTGGTGTTAGGTTTGGAAGTATTTTATTTAGTATATTAGTATCTGTTTTTATTTATATATTTGTAAGTAAAGAAAAAGATGAAAACGCTGCTGTAATATCTGTTATACTCTTTAATACAATACCTTTTTTTGCCGGTCTTTCGCTTATTGTAACAATAGATACACCTATGTTTTATTTTTTACTTTTTTCTATAATGGCATATTATAAGGCTATATATTCAAATAAAAATTATTTTTATTTGGCCGGATTTTTATTTGGATTTAGTTTGCTTTCTAAAGAGGGTGCTATTTTTGTAGGTTCTTCAATATGTTTTTTTATATTAATTTCAAATAGAAGAAAAGAGATTTTTTTATACAAAGAGTTTTATTTATCATTTATAGCTGCCGCTTTAGTTTATTTGCCTTTTATAATATATAATTTTCAAACGGATTTCACATTCATAAAATATGCATTAGACAGACAGCTGCAAAAGCCGGGAAGTATTAATAGAACTTTGGACTTTTGGGGGGCACAAATAGGTTTATACAGTCCTTTATTTTTTATATTATTTTGTTATTTGATTATAAAAACAACTTTGCAATTTTTTAATAAAAAAGAAACAGAAAATAATTTTTATTTTGCTTTTATATCTTTAATACCTTTTATTTATATAGTTCAAAAATCTTTCAAAAATAAATTGGAAGCTAATTGGGCTTTATTTATGTATGCTGGAGGTTTATTTTTAGTATCGTATTATATATCTAAAAACTGGAATAAAAAATATATAAGAAATCTTTTTCTTTCCAACATTTTACTTTGCAATATAGCTATTTTTATAATAATACTTCAATATTTTGTGCCTATTATACCAATAAAAGGAGACCCTACTGATAGATATTATAAATATAATGCTATAAGGTATGATTTAAAAGAATATTATAATTTAAATATGGATAAGAATATTAGAATGTTTGCATTAAATTATCAAATTCCTTCAATGATTAATTTTTATATAAATCCGGAAAATGAAGCAGTATGTTTAAATTGGAATACATATCACCCTACAGTATTTGATTTTTGGTATGATGATAATAACTTTATAGGAGATGATTTATATTATATAACTACTTCTCCTGATACAAATTTAGCTTCTAAGTATTTTGATAGTATTGAATATATAACAAACTTTCAATCATATAGAAAACAAATTAATGGAGATAAAAGGTATTTAGATAATTATTATATATATTTATGCAGAAATTATAATGGTAAAAAACAGACTATATTTATAAAAGTGAAAAAATAAAGTTTTAAATATCGATATATGCTCATTAATAAAATGAGCATATAATTATTTAATTTTTTATTAAAACTCTGCACAAAATCCCTTATATTTCTCCACATAACCTACTGGATTGTATGATAATTTTGCTTTTCTAAGTCCCAAATCTCCTACGTCCTGCTCTCTATTAACAAATTTAAATCTTTCATAATCGATTACATAATTTTTTAAATTTTCTAAGAACATCCTGTTTATAGCCTGATAAGTACCTTTATAATTTCTATCCCCTCTTTCAGAATGAACTACTATTGTATCTCTCATACTCAAATCAGCTATTGTATATGCTACTACTTTTTTATCAATATATATTGCACCGCCTGCTATATTGCTTATAATATCCCAATTATCAAGTAAAGTTCTTATCATTATTGTATCAGCTTCTGCTCTTACTTCATGTGATAATAATTTATTACTGTCGAAAGCTTCACATTCTTCGGCATTATTTTGAGATGCATCATTATTCTTCTTTTCTTCTTCTTCCCATTTGGCTTCAAAATCAAGTATATCTTTTACAATAGTTTTATCTATAGGCTTGTACTCAAAATCATTTTTTATAAATTGATTATAAAGATTCTTTTTATTATGGAATTTTTTTCCGGGTAGTGTAACAAGTTCATTAAAATCATATAGATATTCCCATTCATCTCTGCTTTCTCTTATTTTTATTTTAGTAGTTTTCTCCCAAAATAAAGCGAGTTCTTTAGGTATTCTTATAATAGCCTCTCCTGATATTTCACAAGGTCCCATATCATTGCAGAAATTAGTA
It encodes the following:
- a CDS encoding glycosyltransferase family 2 protein produces the protein MKISVIVPCYNEELVIEILYNRLINVLSNYNDYEIIFINDGSYDNTEYIINKYRKENNNIKLFSFSRNFGHQAAVSCGILNSSGDIAIIIDADLQDPPELIPSMIEEHINSKANVIYACRTSREGESFIKKITANLFYRLVNLLSDVKFPLDTGDFRLIDRNVINAYKQFKEKPKYIRGLISWMGFKQKPFLYNRKPREAGKTKYTYKKMFNLALTAVISFSTKPLRISLILGILSMVLALILSLYVFIKYFFFNSDIIKGWSSIMITVIFMGGVQLLSLSVISEYLAKIYEQIKNRPEFIIKNSEDENYEK
- a CDS encoding ArnT family glycosyltransferase, producing the protein MKNSIKRFINIIIKNKVFLISFIFIILSYILRTILLTFTTLIDDEAHYALWTKHLPFGFFDHGGGIAFFMKLSMIIFGNTGFGVRFGSILFSILVSVFIYIFVSKEKDENAAVISVILFNTIPFFAGLSLIVTIDTPMFYFLLFSIMAYYKAIYSNKNYFYLAGFLFGFSLLSKEGAIFVGSSICFFILISNRRKEIFLYKEFYLSFIAAALVYLPFIIYNFQTDFTFIKYALDRQLQKPGSINRTLDFWGAQIGLYSPLFFILFCYLIIKTTLQFFNKKETENNFYFAFISLIPFIYIVQKSFKNKLEANWALFMYAGGLFLVSYYISKNWNKKYIRNLFLSNILLCNIAIFIIILQYFVPIIPIKGDPTDRYYKYNAIRYDLKEYYNLNMDKNIRMFALNYQIPSMINFYINPENEAVCLNWNTYHPTVFDFWYDDNNFIGDDLYYITTSPDTNLASKYFDSIEYITNFQSYRKQINGDKRYLDNYYIYLCRNYNGKKQTIFIKVKK
- a CDS encoding DUF2156 domain-containing protein, translating into MLNFEPISLDKQELYHKYFSITPEQSADYTFMNLLGLKDIYMLEWAFTEKLVWIRQKSPYITYWAPVGDWFNTNFCNDMGPCEISGEAIIRIPKELALFWEKTTKIKIRESRDEWEYLYDFNELVTLPGKKFHNKKNLYNQFIKNDFEYKPIDKTIVKDILDFEAKWEEEEKKNNDASQNNAEECEAFDSNKLLSHEVRAEADTIMIRTLLDNWDIISNIAGGAIYIDKKVVAYTIADLSMRDTIVVHSERGDRNYKGTYQAINRMFLENLKNYVIDYERFKFVNREQDVGDLGLRKAKLSYNPVGYVEKYKGFCAEF